From Sphingopyxis sp. USTB-05, the proteins below share one genomic window:
- a CDS encoding endonuclease/exonuclease/phosphatase family protein, whose protein sequence is MLKSELARRALLAGIAGLPLAACAHRIDTGAAGRLGVATFNIWHDAGGQWPKRLSLLTAALRGADADIIALEEVLEDTAKGLPNQAATIARDLGYAEVHFVSPDPESAPRRFGNAILTRLPVIEVARRKLEPLSDYRTAIRVRVRTGGGPVDVVATHLAWQPEAAAVRAEQVADLLAWLPQDGTPLVVMGDFNAPLDDPGLAALGPPRFASALAPGAAPTTLNPARGHAPRVIDHIFAESAHFVIAAAKIIGSEAVDGEYPSDHFGVAAQLTHR, encoded by the coding sequence GTGCTCAAATCTGAACTTGCCCGGCGCGCCCTGCTGGCCGGGATTGCGGGGCTTCCGCTCGCGGCCTGTGCGCATCGCATCGACACGGGCGCTGCGGGCCGGCTTGGTGTCGCGACGTTCAACATATGGCACGATGCCGGCGGCCAGTGGCCGAAACGGCTATCGCTGCTGACGGCTGCGCTGCGCGGCGCCGACGCCGATATCATCGCGCTCGAGGAGGTGCTTGAGGATACAGCCAAGGGCCTGCCCAACCAGGCGGCAACGATCGCGCGCGATCTCGGCTATGCGGAAGTCCATTTCGTCTCGCCCGATCCCGAAAGCGCGCCAAGGCGTTTCGGCAATGCCATCCTGACGCGGCTTCCGGTGATCGAGGTCGCGCGGCGCAAGCTCGAGCCCCTATCCGATTATCGCACCGCGATCCGCGTGCGGGTGCGGACCGGCGGCGGGCCGGTCGATGTCGTCGCAACGCATCTCGCCTGGCAGCCCGAGGCGGCCGCCGTCCGGGCCGAACAGGTCGCCGACCTCCTCGCCTGGCTGCCGCAGGACGGCACCCCGCTCGTCGTGATGGGCGACTTCAACGCGCCGCTGGACGATCCCGGCCTTGCAGCGCTGGGTCCACCACGCTTCGCCTCCGCGCTCGCGCCGGGCGCGGCGCCTACCACGCTGAACCCGGCCCGAGGCCATGCGCCGCGCGTGATCGATCATATCTTCGCTGAATCAGCGCATTTCGTCATCGCCGCCGCGAAAATCATCGGTAGCGAGGCCGTGGACGGCGAATATCCGTCGGACCATTTCGGAGTTGCGGCGCAACTGACGCACCGCTGA
- a CDS encoding DUF924 family protein — MTDNLQDVRDNMPPPADWPRQLLAFWFDDHGMDDWYGGGADFDDAVRNLAEGWHDALRSQPAETFLTDPDTALAATILFDQVPRNIYRGHADAFATDDLARAIARGIVERGWHENLPDERRQFACLPFQHSENMDDQRESLRLFAQFDDPMFQDYAQKHFDVVDRFGRFPHRNEALGRATRPDEDAAIEEGRNW, encoded by the coding sequence ATGACCGATAATCTGCAAGACGTCCGCGACAATATGCCGCCTCCCGCCGACTGGCCCCGCCAACTCCTCGCATTCTGGTTTGACGACCATGGCATGGACGATTGGTATGGCGGCGGTGCCGATTTCGACGATGCCGTGCGAAATCTGGCGGAAGGGTGGCACGACGCGCTCCGTTCGCAGCCTGCCGAGACCTTCCTGACCGACCCCGACACTGCGCTTGCGGCGACGATCCTGTTCGATCAGGTCCCACGCAACATCTATCGGGGCCACGCCGACGCCTTCGCGACCGACGATCTCGCGCGCGCGATCGCGCGCGGCATTGTCGAACGCGGCTGGCACGAAAACCTGCCGGACGAACGGCGCCAATTCGCCTGTCTTCCCTTCCAGCACAGCGAAAATATGGACGACCAGCGCGAATCGCTGCGCCTGTTCGCGCAGTTCGACGACCCGATGTTCCAGGATTATGCGCAAAAGCATTTCGATGTGGTCGACCGGTTTGGCCGCTTCCCGCACCGCAACGAAGCGCTTGGCCGCGCGACCCGGCCCGACGAGGACGCGGCGATAGAAGAGGGCAGAAATTGGTGA
- a CDS encoding GlsB/YeaQ/YmgE family stress response membrane protein — protein sequence MINIVGAIISGLVIGALARFFYPGAVHMGWIATILLGIGGSLLAGLATSRGRGDFHRAGCLASVIGAIVLILAGRLLGVGG from the coding sequence ATGATCAACATCGTCGGCGCGATCATCTCGGGCCTGGTCATCGGCGCGCTCGCGCGCTTCTTTTATCCGGGTGCCGTACACATGGGCTGGATCGCGACGATCCTGCTCGGCATCGGCGGCTCGCTCCTCGCCGGCCTCGCCACCTCGCGCGGCCGCGGCGACTTCCACCGCGCCGGATGTCTCGCGTCGGTGATCGGGGCGATTGTGCTGATCCTTGCTGGGCGCCTGCTCGGCGTCGGCGGCTGA
- the tldD gene encoding metalloprotease TldD translates to MTSPTDPRRFLYRADALDPDLAQKLAREALAKADDGELYLQYRATESFGFDDGRLKTADYSTDAGFGLRAVSGEMTGFAHASDISAGAIRRAAETLALLDPSNQAHAAPPPRTNRHLYDEANPLDLIPFAKKVALCQEIDAAARARDPRIVQVSVALAGSWSVVEIVRADGFLATDIRPLVRLNVSIVVEENGRRESGYFGLGGRYMYDHLFEPAQWNRAIDEALNQALVNLRAVDAPAGEFTVLLGPGWPGVLLHEAVGHGLEGDFNRKGTSAFSGRIGERVAASGVTVVDDGAMESPIGGGRRGSLSIDDEGTPTGETILIEDGILKGYMQDRLNARLMGVEPTGNGRRESFAHAPMPRMTNTFMRGGNDDPAELLSRVKNGIFAKSFGGGQVDIVSGKFVFSCTEAYKIENGKLGDSIKGATLIGDGPSVLTKVTGIGNDMAIDEGIGICGKGGQSVPAGVGQPTLLVSGLTVGGTA, encoded by the coding sequence ATGACAAGCCCGACCGATCCCCGCCGCTTCCTCTATCGCGCCGACGCGCTCGACCCCGATCTGGCGCAAAAGCTGGCGCGCGAAGCGCTGGCAAAGGCCGACGACGGCGAACTTTATCTGCAATATCGCGCGACGGAGAGCTTCGGCTTCGACGACGGCCGGCTCAAGACTGCCGACTATTCGACCGACGCCGGCTTTGGCCTCCGCGCCGTGTCGGGTGAGATGACCGGCTTTGCGCATGCAAGCGATATCAGCGCGGGCGCGATCCGCCGCGCTGCCGAAACGCTCGCGCTGCTCGATCCGTCGAACCAAGCCCATGCCGCGCCCCCGCCACGCACCAACCGTCACCTCTATGACGAGGCGAACCCGCTCGACCTCATCCCCTTCGCAAAGAAGGTCGCGCTTTGTCAGGAAATCGATGCCGCCGCGCGCGCGCGCGATCCGCGCATCGTCCAGGTTTCGGTCGCACTCGCGGGCAGTTGGTCGGTGGTCGAGATCGTCCGCGCCGACGGCTTCCTCGCGACCGATATCCGCCCGCTGGTCCGCCTCAACGTCTCAATCGTGGTCGAGGAGAATGGGCGGCGCGAAAGCGGCTATTTCGGCCTCGGCGGCCGCTACATGTACGATCATCTGTTCGAACCCGCGCAGTGGAACCGTGCGATCGACGAAGCGCTTAATCAGGCGCTCGTCAATTTGCGCGCTGTCGATGCGCCCGCGGGCGAATTCACCGTGCTGCTCGGCCCCGGCTGGCCCGGCGTGCTGTTGCATGAAGCCGTCGGCCATGGGCTCGAAGGCGATTTCAACCGCAAGGGCACGAGCGCCTTTTCGGGCCGGATCGGTGAACGCGTCGCCGCGTCCGGCGTCACGGTGGTCGACGATGGCGCGATGGAAAGCCCGATCGGGGGCGGCCGCCGTGGCTCGCTCAGCATCGACGACGAAGGCACTCCGACAGGCGAGACGATCCTGATCGAGGACGGCATCTTGAAGGGCTATATGCAGGACCGCCTCAACGCGCGCCTGATGGGCGTCGAGCCGACCGGCAACGGCCGCCGAGAAAGTTTTGCGCACGCGCCGATGCCGCGGATGACCAACACGTTCATGCGCGGGGGCAATGACGACCCTGCCGAACTGCTGAGCCGCGTCAAGAATGGCATTTTCGCAAAAAGCTTTGGCGGCGGACAAGTCGATATCGTGTCGGGCAAGTTCGTTTTCAGCTGCACCGAGGCGTATAAGATCGAGAATGGCAAGCTGGGCGACTCGATCAAGGGCGCGACCCTGATCGGCGACGGGCCGAGCGTGCTGACCAAAGTCACGGGGATCGGCAACGACATGGCCATCGACGAAGGTATCGGCATCTGCGGCAAGGGCGGCCAGAGCGTCCCCGCCGGGGTCGGCCAGCCGACCTTGCTGGTGAGCGGGCTGACCGTCGGCGGCACGGCTTAA
- a CDS encoding DUF4402 domain-containing protein: MRTSHIICPLLMQRGLAIFALLIAPTAASPALAQNSAQGEAEAIVLRPLSFFKVNDLDFGSIIASGTSGTVRLAPDGTRTRTGGVTLAGNGGEPARFAGLGTPNRQVNISLGSNTIWITGPGVRMRVRDFEIGSTPTAILSTTPTRFSIASALGNYNFPVGGTLEVGANQVPGDYSGTFTITLNYL, encoded by the coding sequence GTGAGGACCAGCCACATCATTTGCCCGCTGCTGATGCAGCGCGGCCTAGCCATCTTTGCGCTCCTGATCGCGCCCACTGCCGCTTCGCCGGCGCTGGCGCAGAACAGCGCGCAAGGAGAAGCCGAAGCCATCGTGCTTCGCCCACTCAGCTTCTTCAAGGTCAACGACCTCGATTTCGGCAGCATCATCGCGTCGGGAACGTCGGGAACCGTGCGACTTGCGCCCGACGGCACACGCACCCGGACCGGCGGCGTGACGCTCGCAGGGAACGGCGGCGAGCCCGCGCGCTTCGCGGGGCTCGGAACCCCGAACCGTCAGGTCAACATCTCGCTCGGATCGAACACTATCTGGATCACCGGCCCGGGAGTGCGGATGCGCGTGCGCGACTTCGAGATCGGCAGCACGCCGACGGCGATCCTTTCGACCACGCCGACGCGCTTCAGCATCGCCAGCGCGCTCGGCAATTACAACTTCCCGGTCGGCGGGACGCTCGAAGTCGGCGCCAACCAGGTACCCGGGGACTACAGCGGCACATTCACGATCACCTTGAACTATCTTTAG
- a CDS encoding zinc-finger domain-containing protein, with protein MTQPAPETIRTPKTRIACDGTGDGLANAALGHPRVWLEIDTDEGFADCGYCDRRFILIGGIADKG; from the coding sequence ATGACCCAGCCCGCACCCGAAACCATTCGCACGCCCAAGACCCGCATCGCCTGCGACGGCACCGGCGACGGCCTCGCCAATGCGGCGCTCGGCCACCCCCGCGTATGGCTTGAAATCGACACCGACGAAGGCTTCGCCGATTGCGGCTATTGCGATCGCCGCTTCATTCTCATCGGCGGGATCGCCGATAAAGGTTAG
- a CDS encoding DUF4402 domain-containing protein, with protein sequence MPGTANAAVVRPNTLIKTDDLDFGTLISGATGGTVTINPITNARTTGGGVTPVGSAAQRAVFQGTGGILLITVSGSTTVTLTRAGGGAAPMTASLVRAASTSGGGIALLGGTLLPSGVQTYYIGGTLTLPANQPEGDYSGTFTLTVNYL encoded by the coding sequence ATGCCCGGGACCGCCAACGCGGCGGTCGTTCGGCCGAATACGCTGATCAAGACCGACGATCTCGATTTCGGTACGCTGATCAGCGGCGCAACGGGCGGCACGGTGACGATCAACCCAATCACCAATGCGCGCACGACCGGCGGCGGCGTCACCCCCGTCGGCTCGGCCGCGCAACGCGCGGTGTTTCAGGGCACCGGCGGCATCTTGCTCATCACCGTGTCGGGTAGCACCACGGTCACCCTAACGCGTGCCGGCGGCGGCGCGGCACCAATGACCGCAAGCCTTGTCCGCGCCGCGAGCACCAGCGGCGGCGGCATCGCGCTGCTTGGCGGGACATTGCTGCCGAGCGGGGTGCAAACCTATTATATCGGCGGAACACTCACCCTCCCGGCGAACCAGCCCGAGGGCGACTACAGCGGCACCTTTACGCTCACCGTCAATTATCTCTGA
- the nadB gene encoding L-aspartate oxidase, translating to MSEYDVIIVGSGAAGLTAAIALADHCRVLVLAKGELTGGSTAWAQGGIAAVLDAGDTFENHIEDTMIAGGGLNRRETVEFVVENAPHAIERLVEMGVPFNKDAEALHLTREGGHSHRRIVHVDDATGWAVQAALLKTAEAHPNITLLPGQACIDLITGRHEERYSGSGRVWGVYALDEKSGKVHAHVGRATILASGGAGRVYQFSTAPRGATGDGIAMAWRAGCRVSNMEMMQFHPTCLYNLDVKNFLITEAVRGEGGILKHPVTGHRYMPDYDARAELAPRDVVARANDDQIKRSGLDYVHLDISHLDPDFVAGHFPNIYEKLLTLGIDMTKQPIPVVPAQHYTCGGVLIDLDGRTDLPGLYAAGECTESGLHGANRLASNSLLECFVFGEAAAKHIIQCWDQLDTPPAIRPWDASRVTDSDEEVVIKQNWTEIRRFMWNYVGIVRTTKRLERARHRIDMMTHEVEDYYGHFRVTTDLIELRNLLQCAELIVRSALHRKESRGLHYTLDYPDLLPEAVDTVLVP from the coding sequence ATGAGTGAATACGACGTCATCATCGTGGGATCGGGGGCGGCAGGTCTGACCGCTGCGATCGCGCTCGCCGACCATTGCCGCGTGCTTGTGCTGGCGAAAGGCGAACTCACCGGCGGGTCGACCGCGTGGGCGCAGGGCGGGATCGCCGCTGTGCTCGACGCCGGCGATACGTTCGAAAATCATATCGAGGATACGATGATCGCGGGCGGCGGCCTCAACCGGCGAGAGACGGTCGAGTTTGTCGTCGAGAATGCACCGCACGCGATCGAACGGCTTGTCGAGATGGGGGTGCCGTTCAACAAGGACGCCGAAGCGCTGCACCTGACGCGCGAGGGCGGTCATTCGCACCGCCGTATCGTCCATGTCGACGACGCGACCGGCTGGGCGGTGCAGGCCGCTCTGCTCAAGACGGCTGAAGCGCATCCGAACATCACTTTGCTACCAGGACAGGCGTGCATCGACCTCATCACTGGGCGGCATGAGGAACGTTACTCGGGATCAGGCCGTGTGTGGGGCGTCTATGCGCTCGATGAAAAGAGCGGCAAGGTTCACGCGCATGTCGGCCGCGCGACGATCCTCGCCAGCGGCGGCGCCGGGCGCGTGTACCAGTTCTCGACCGCGCCCAGAGGCGCGACCGGTGACGGCATCGCGATGGCCTGGCGCGCGGGCTGCCGCGTCTCGAACATGGAGATGATGCAGTTCCACCCGACCTGCCTCTACAATCTCGACGTCAAGAATTTCCTGATTACCGAGGCCGTCCGCGGCGAGGGGGGCATATTGAAGCACCCCGTTACCGGTCACCGCTATATGCCCGACTATGACGCACGCGCCGAACTCGCCCCGCGCGACGTCGTCGCGCGCGCTAACGACGACCAGATCAAGCGCTCGGGGCTCGACTATGTCCACCTTGACATCAGTCATCTCGATCCCGATTTCGTCGCGGGGCATTTCCCGAACATCTATGAAAAGCTGCTGACGCTGGGCATCGACATGACAAAGCAGCCGATCCCGGTGGTGCCCGCGCAGCATTATACGTGCGGCGGCGTGCTGATCGACCTCGACGGCCGCACCGACCTGCCCGGGCTCTATGCGGCGGGCGAATGCACCGAGAGCGGACTGCACGGTGCCAATCGTCTCGCGTCGAACTCGCTGCTGGAATGCTTCGTCTTCGGCGAGGCGGCGGCGAAGCATATCATTCAATGCTGGGACCAGCTCGACACGCCGCCCGCGATCCGTCCGTGGGATGCCAGCCGCGTGACCGATTCCGACGAAGAGGTCGTCATCAAGCAGAATTGGACCGAAATCCGCCGCTTCATGTGGAATTATGTCGGCATCGTGCGCACTACCAAACGCCTCGAACGTGCCCGCCACCGCATCGACATGATGACGCACGAGGTCGAGGATTATTACGGCCACTTCCGCGTCACGACCGACCTGATCGAGCTGCGCAACCTGCTGCAATGCGCCGAACTGATCGTGCGCAGCGCGCTCCACCGCAAGGAAAGCCGCGGGCTGCATTACACGCTCGACTATCCGGATCTGCTGCCCGAAGCGGTCGATACGGTGCTGGTGCCGTGA
- a CDS encoding AAA family ATPase yields MREPAPDADTPAIDRDQYPFNIPLFGDPAFEIRFEKPVTILVGENGSGKSTLLEAIAVIAGFSEGGGGYGHMAVERSDISGSDGGLLVDALRAAWLPKVGRGFFFRAETFFTLARYVDQAAFDSNAGRPDYLSWSHGEGFLHFFEERADQQGIYIFDEPESALSPSRQFEFLKLLRRIQRANNSQVIMATHSPILMALPDADLWQISPLGIEPVQLEDTAHYRLYREFMLYPHETVEAMIE; encoded by the coding sequence ATGCGCGAACCCGCCCCGGATGCGGACACGCCCGCGATCGATCGAGATCAATATCCCTTCAACATCCCGCTGTTCGGCGACCCGGCATTCGAAATCCGGTTCGAGAAACCCGTCACGATATTGGTCGGCGAAAACGGATCGGGCAAATCGACGTTGCTCGAAGCCATCGCGGTGATCGCCGGTTTCAGCGAGGGCGGGGGCGGTTATGGCCATATGGCGGTCGAGCGGTCGGACATCTCGGGCAGCGACGGCGGCCTATTGGTCGATGCCCTGCGCGCAGCGTGGCTGCCCAAGGTCGGCAGAGGCTTCTTTTTTCGCGCCGAAACCTTCTTCACGCTGGCGCGCTACGTCGATCAGGCCGCCTTTGACTCGAACGCCGGGCGGCCCGATTATCTGTCCTGGTCGCACGGCGAAGGCTTTCTCCATTTTTTCGAGGAACGCGCCGATCAGCAGGGTATCTATATTTTCGACGAACCCGAATCGGCGCTCTCACCCTCGCGTCAGTTCGAATTCCTCAAGCTGCTCCGACGCATCCAGCGCGCGAACAACAGCCAGGTCATCATGGCGACGCACTCGCCGATCCTGATGGCGCTACCCGATGCGGATCTATGGCAGATCAGCCCGCTCGGGATCGAGCCTGTACAACTCGAAGACACGGCGCATTACCGGCTCTATCGCGAATTCATGCTCTACCCGCACGAAACGGTCGAGGCGATGATCGAATAA
- a CDS encoding M20 family metallopeptidase, with protein MNEITRSWPAEAETLLDDLVDLRRAIHREPELGLQNPKTLAKIKAALAGLPLEFREGPSTTGLIAVLRGQANGRTVLLRGDMDALPLLEDTGLDFTSEIAGAMHACGHDTHVAMLVGAAKLLCAARDRLPGTVVFMFQPGEEGHHGARFMLDDGIIDPLPDAAFALHIMPNAPHGIFAGRAGPLLASSDVLSITVKGAGGHASMPQDAIDPIPVACSIVTAIQTMVTRRISVFDPAVVTIAKISAGTTNNIIPETAEMLGTIRTLSPERRAMVARELKRLAPAIAEAHGCTAEVTIEEGFPVTICDARAVAFGQSVVEETFGEQAWLTMDNPVMGAEDFSYVLEKVPGAMFWLGASEAGSDWRQCCGLHSNHMVLDESVMARGAALHAALAERFLNEGFNA; from the coding sequence GTGAACGAAATCACCCGAAGCTGGCCCGCTGAGGCCGAAACGCTCCTCGACGATCTCGTCGATCTTCGCCGCGCGATTCATCGTGAGCCTGAGCTGGGACTTCAGAACCCGAAGACGCTCGCGAAGATAAAGGCGGCGCTCGCCGGCTTGCCGCTCGAGTTTCGCGAGGGGCCGTCGACAACCGGGCTGATCGCGGTTCTGCGTGGGCAGGCGAACGGGCGCACGGTGCTGCTGCGCGGCGACATGGATGCGCTGCCTTTGCTGGAGGACACCGGGCTCGACTTCACATCGGAGATCGCCGGTGCAATGCATGCGTGCGGGCATGACACGCATGTCGCGATGCTCGTCGGTGCGGCAAAGCTGCTGTGCGCCGCGCGCGACCGGCTGCCCGGCACCGTGGTGTTCATGTTCCAACCGGGCGAGGAAGGCCATCACGGTGCGCGATTCATGCTCGACGACGGGATCATCGACCCGTTGCCCGACGCGGCCTTTGCGCTCCACATCATGCCGAACGCGCCGCACGGCATTTTCGCCGGGCGCGCGGGGCCCTTGCTCGCCTCGTCCGACGTCCTCTCGATCACCGTCAAGGGTGCGGGCGGCCACGCCTCGATGCCGCAGGACGCGATCGACCCGATCCCGGTCGCCTGCTCGATCGTCACCGCGATCCAGACGATGGTCACGCGCCGCATCTCGGTGTTCGACCCCGCGGTCGTCACCATCGCCAAGATCAGCGCCGGCACGACGAACAATATCATCCCCGAAACCGCCGAAATGCTTGGCACGATCCGCACACTGTCGCCCGAACGCCGCGCGATGGTCGCGCGCGAGTTGAAGCGCCTCGCCCCAGCAATCGCCGAGGCGCATGGCTGCACGGCCGAGGTGACCATCGAGGAAGGCTTCCCAGTCACCATCTGCGATGCGCGCGCGGTCGCCTTCGGCCAATCGGTGGTCGAGGAGACCTTCGGCGAGCAAGCCTGGCTGACGATGGACAATCCCGTGATGGGCGCCGAGGATTTCTCCTACGTCCTCGAAAAAGTGCCCGGCGCGATGTTCTGGCTCGGTGCGAGCGAGGCAGGCAGCGACTGGCGCCAATGCTGCGGGCTCCACAGCAACCATATGGTGCTCGACGAGAGCGTGATGGCACGCGGCGCCGCGCTGCACGCGGCGCTTGCCGAACGGTTCCTCAACGAAGGATTCAACGCATGA
- a CDS encoding ABC transporter ATP-binding protein codes for MSEAAIRIDAVSKLYAGGKQALDNVSFDVPRGQIFGLLGPNGAGKSTLINILAGLVNKTSGHASIWGFDIDADPRNAKYSIGIVPQEIVFDPFFTPYETLENQAGLYGVPKDKRISDELLAAVHLSDKRDAYARTLSGGMKRRLLVAKAMVHSPPIIVLDEPTAGVDIELRQQLWEYVQSLNDRGVTVVLTTHYLEEAEELCDRIAIINHGKLIANKPTRELVDMAREKIVVVTLDADVTVLPTHPAFEKVERDGTRGLAISYNKDRMNAGEVLAAVNAMGHGIVDVSTREADLEDVFLNLTRSAA; via the coding sequence ATGAGTGAAGCCGCCATCCGCATCGACGCCGTCTCCAAACTTTATGCCGGCGGCAAGCAGGCGCTCGACAATGTCAGTTTCGACGTGCCGCGTGGCCAGATCTTCGGCCTGCTCGGCCCGAACGGCGCGGGCAAGTCGACGTTGATCAATATCCTCGCTGGGCTGGTCAACAAGACGAGCGGCCATGCGAGCATCTGGGGCTTCGATATCGACGCCGACCCGCGCAACGCCAAATATTCGATCGGCATCGTGCCGCAGGAAATCGTCTTCGACCCCTTTTTCACGCCATATGAGACGCTGGAGAATCAGGCGGGGCTTTACGGCGTACCAAAGGACAAGCGTATTTCGGACGAACTGCTCGCGGCGGTCCATCTGTCGGACAAGCGCGACGCCTATGCCCGCACGCTGTCCGGGGGCATGAAGCGCCGTCTGCTCGTCGCCAAGGCGATGGTGCATTCGCCGCCGATCATTGTCCTCGACGAACCGACCGCGGGGGTCGATATCGAGCTTCGGCAACAGCTTTGGGAATATGTGCAGAGCCTCAACGACCGCGGCGTTACTGTCGTGCTCACGACGCACTATCTGGAGGAAGCCGAGGAGCTTTGCGATCGGATCGCGATCATCAACCATGGCAAGCTGATCGCGAACAAGCCGACGCGCGAGCTGGTCGATATGGCGCGCGAAAAAATCGTCGTCGTGACGCTCGATGCCGATGTCACGGTGCTGCCGACGCATCCGGCGTTCGAGAAGGTCGAGCGCGATGGGACACGCGGCCTTGCGATCAGCTACAACAAGGACCGGATGAACGCGGGAGAGGTTCTAGCCGCGGTCAATGCGATGGGGCATGGCATCGTCGACGTGTCGACGCGCGAGGCCGACCTGGAGGATGTGTTCCTTAACCTGACGCGCAGCGCAGCCTGA
- a CDS encoding acyl-CoA dehydrogenase family protein has product MTAFDDWRARSPYYDETHEALAQSVRRFVTREIAPHIDRWEAEGELPRELHKKAAEAGILGLRYPEQYGGHSEGFDNFHGLVLNEELAAVGAGGLGASLMTHGIGLPPILALGSEELKQRVAPPVLAGEKIIALGITEAGGGSDVANLKTTAARDGDAYVVNGGKMFITSGMRADWLTCAVRTGGPGAAGISLLLIDMDAPGVERTRLDKMGWRCSDTAAIHFSDVRVPAENLIGPENGGFIGIMRNFNSERLGMAMGCCAYARVAMAEAAEWAQNRETFGKPLVGHQSIRIKLADMERQIEATQAWVDLCAWQVKTGKDRPADFAMLKVQATRMLEAVAREAAQVLGGASYITGSKVERIYREVRVNAIGGGSEEIMLDLAGRQLFGGKK; this is encoded by the coding sequence ATGACAGCATTCGACGACTGGCGCGCACGATCGCCATATTATGATGAAACGCATGAAGCGCTGGCGCAAAGCGTCCGCCGCTTCGTCACGCGCGAGATCGCGCCGCACATCGACCGTTGGGAGGCTGAGGGCGAATTGCCGCGCGAGTTGCACAAAAAGGCGGCCGAGGCGGGCATCCTGGGCCTGCGCTACCCCGAACAATATGGCGGGCACTCTGAGGGCTTCGACAATTTCCACGGCCTCGTGCTGAACGAGGAACTTGCCGCGGTCGGCGCGGGGGGCCTCGGCGCCTCGCTGATGACGCACGGCATCGGCCTGCCCCCGATCCTCGCACTCGGCTCCGAAGAGTTGAAGCAGCGCGTCGCGCCGCCCGTCCTCGCGGGCGAGAAGATCATCGCGCTCGGCATCACCGAAGCGGGCGGAGGCAGCGATGTCGCGAACCTAAAGACCACGGCGGCAAGGGACGGCGATGCCTACGTCGTCAACGGCGGCAAGATGTTCATCACCAGCGGTATGCGCGCCGACTGGCTGACCTGTGCCGTGCGCACCGGCGGGCCGGGCGCGGCGGGCATCTCGCTGCTGCTGATCGACATGGACGCGCCCGGCGTCGAACGGACAAGGCTCGACAAGATGGGCTGGCGCTGTAGCGACACCGCCGCGATCCATTTCAGCGATGTCCGCGTCCCCGCCGAAAATCTGATCGGCCCAGAAAATGGCGGCTTCATCGGGATCATGCGCAATTTCAACAGCGAACGGCTCGGCATGGCGATGGGCTGCTGCGCCTATGCCCGCGTTGCGATGGCCGAAGCGGCCGAATGGGCGCAGAACCGCGAGACCTTCGGCAAGCCGCTCGTCGGCCACCAATCGATCCGCATCAAGCTCGCCGACATGGAACGTCAGATCGAGGCAACCCAGGCATGGGTCGACCTCTGCGCCTGGCAGGTCAAGACCGGCAAGGACCGCCCCGCTGACTTCGCGATGCTGAAGGTGCAGGCCACGCGAATGCTGGAGGCGGTCGCGCGCGAGGCGGCGCAGGTTCTCGGCGGCGCGAGCTACATCACCGGCAGCAAGGTCGAACGCATCTACCGCGAAGTCCGCGTCAATGCCATTGGCGGCGGCAGCGAGGAAATCATGCTCGACCTCGCGGGGCGGCAGTTGTTTGGAGGGAAGAAGTGA